One genomic window of Methanospirillum lacunae includes the following:
- a CDS encoding tetratricopeptide repeat protein: MNKDKLIKRRMQDAEKHHRMGHYERSCELYESVLKIEPNHEQANIEFFRCSSDERPGEKNVEESDRLVELFPQNAEAWMFRGTSYAKLEKTEEAEESFRRSLALNTENYRAMHNLGSLLVKLEKREEGLSLLEKAITIRPDYEIGHLTLAQVYFLLGRFDDAVKESEQASGVIGDHPDLQIIFGESLYKIGNFTRARKIFSRIVETTLLSSHMYEMLCPIVRESDEYQHQGSVTGADPDFLAATYYRAFLSLENEGGKKLMSESDLQKILEINPSHGYALSGIASLYKLNKQVPEAVTWIDKAIESDPENRAFIRQKAFILIDDDPQASLDLFGKLVDSDPADIRSGVGKAWALNSVGKEEESKALLKDLSERDPAFIFGLMGSSPGVTAGGRGPGRIASMSKQTRPERK; the protein is encoded by the coding sequence ATGAACAAGGATAAACTAATCAAACGCAGGATGCAGGATGCAGAGAAACATCACCGGATGGGGCATTATGAACGTTCCTGTGAACTCTATGAATCAGTCCTGAAGATTGAACCGAATCATGAACAGGCCAATATTGAATTCTTCAGATGTTCATCTGATGAGAGGCCTGGTGAGAAGAATGTTGAAGAATCAGACCGGCTTGTTGAACTCTTTCCGCAGAATGCAGAAGCCTGGATGTTTCGGGGCACCAGTTATGCCAAACTAGAAAAAACAGAAGAGGCAGAAGAGTCTTTTCGCAGGTCTCTTGCACTTAATACGGAAAATTACCGGGCAATGCATAATCTCGGCTCCCTTCTTGTGAAACTTGAGAAAAGAGAAGAAGGGCTCTCCCTGCTTGAAAAGGCTATAACTATCAGGCCGGATTATGAAATTGGACATCTGACACTTGCCCAGGTTTACTTCCTCTTAGGAAGATTTGATGATGCAGTAAAGGAATCAGAACAGGCATCAGGAGTTATTGGCGATCATCCGGATCTGCAGATAATATTTGGAGAATCCCTATACAAAATTGGCAATTTCACCCGTGCACGAAAAATATTTTCCCGCATTGTTGAGACGACCCTCCTTTCGTCACATATGTATGAGATGCTCTGTCCAATAGTCAGGGAGAGCGATGAGTATCAGCACCAGGGGAGTGTAACAGGGGCAGATCCAGATTTTCTTGCTGCAACCTACTACCGGGCATTTCTTTCTCTGGAGAATGAGGGAGGAAAAAAGTTAATGTCAGAGTCTGATCTGCAGAAGATTCTGGAAATTAATCCCTCCCATGGGTATGCTCTTTCAGGTATTGCCTCACTTTACAAACTCAATAAACAGGTTCCTGAAGCGGTTACGTGGATTGATAAGGCGATTGAGAGTGATCCTGAAAACCGTGCCTTCATCAGGCAGAAAGCCTTTATTCTCATTGACGATGACCCCCAAGCTTCACTTGACTTGTTCGGTAAACTGGTAGACTCTGATCCTGCTGACATCAGGTCAGGAGTTGGAAAGGCCTGGGCTTTGAATTCTGTCGGGAAAGAAGAGGAGAGTAAAGCCCTGCTAAAAGATCTTTCTGAGCGGGATCCCGCTTTCATCTTTGGATTGATGGGATCATCCCCGGGAGTTACAGCAGGTGGGCGGGGTCCTGGCAGAATCGCATCAATGAGTAAGCAGACCAGACCTGAAAGGAAATAG